One genomic segment of Besnoitia besnoiti strain Bb-Ger1 chromosome VII, whole genome shotgun sequence includes these proteins:
- a CDS encoding hypothetical protein (encoded by transcript BESB_076810), protein MARPTCIQVNSDRRLGSARLRLRSSASLRLPRPPAPSCLLQPSRSRPSVCSASASSSRPPSASSPFGVSASLASASLLASAVSQLRSLCVPSAACFLSASSAPSSAAFSPSPRSSSRWVTVSPRDHAARAFACALSSAPRRGELEGSERAAAERLCPPRNCGDEAPDCEPSREQPEVLLLHVLFKGGPRGHVKGMRKKTKEEILWEAREAICLARAASWRVVPGPGSLAAGGRDGWQWALWEERDECDEEDETLECARSSPPSDLSNAARPDPASAPTEAMPTGPGVPELGAALSASARPLEGGRSSADSVGFPASGEQPSSQDGVAVATTGRPSAHRGAAEASRDGEGEGEGEAELSCAGVTRRESEAKRRRFKEEDEEIALAESCVVVVRQESPQFLFGKGKVGVCLFRMWGVSLKSSDPTVEYIPLLCGASSSESFLMRLQTGRLSAPRLPLQFRGALLFLSGALQLQELVSFFGRRPTPFVFINCSSAFTSVPLPESLAESYAEGGRSPDSPSERDGAAGQQASSAASPLLHGQYGYYSRNRTIAGRLMMSSSTDKSSAGLRPVQLEYLQQAFEASLAGAAASFDELRRRERARGCFLPACSASLARYNFLLPSSGAEPAADWAQTDDDEATAAAGAEAWRGEGADDAAEGEAGGEESDGEDLEEANTRILEWLKRREKVQVVDRQRVILEIFTTQARNKKAMLQVALARVAYLRSRLLSGSEVRRRQLYELIYGAAKIRGCAPGAEVSQWLGEVTEQYVPSPRGPKEDFERQYVDSIMKRLRSGIAREAATLAYQRRNRSGLPCLAFVGYTNAGKSRLINALTKDGQLQSADRLFCTLDTKMKHLRLPNGAKCVVMDSIGFIQGLPLSLCGAFQSTLDELQHADLLLHVVDVSHPMWQHQRRVVLQALYQNAKTVEAKQEKRPGFEEHVKAQRRELLRQQLQTPLPALSRFLGESAGPRGDSGRNHAGAEGEDDSGGDGSPRTDAEARMETLLHAVDAEQAFEETKLVERVMGGKTRILEVWTKVDLVESDARMEAIARMAPPNAVLVSAKDGTGLRFLTHMLEEAVAATGRGRRVRLARVQFPVEHSRGVFAFISQNCHEADFEITCASDETDEKNPKGVSPRSAYLAPRTMSVHVRASAEQLRQLLKKFPACAIRLVDEEKSPPSLGNPKKTD, encoded by the exons ATGGCGCGGCCTACCTGCATCCAAGTTAACAGCGACAGGCGCCTCGGGTCTGCTCGCTTGCGCTTGcggtcttccgcctctcttcggcttcctcgcccgccggcgccgtcgtgTCTCCTTCAGCCTTCACGCTCGCGCCCTTCTGTTtgctccgcgtctgcctcaaGTTCACGGCCcccctctgcttcttcgcccttcggcgtctccgcttcactcgccagcgcctctcttctcgcctcggCGGTGTCTcagcttcgctctctctgcgtgccttccgcggcctgctttctctccgcatcctccgcgccttcttcggctgccttctcgccttccccTCGTTCTTCTAGCCGATGGGTGACAGTCTCTCCACGGGACCACGCTGCTCGCGCGTTCGCGTGTGCCCTCAGCTCGGCgccgagaagaggcgaactggagggcagcgagcgagctgctgcagagaggcTCTGCCCGCCGAGAAactgcggcgacgaggcgccggacTGCGAGCCGAGCCGTGAACAGCCGGAAGTCCTTCTGCTGCATGTCCTGTTCAAAGGCGGGCCTCGGGGGCACGTCAAGGGcatgaggaagaagacgaaagaa GAGATCCTCTgggaagcgcgcgaggcgatctgcctcgcgcgcgcggccagcTGGCGAGTCGTTCCGGGCCCTGGGTCTCTTGCAG caggcgggcGAGACGGCTGGCAGTGGGCGCTGTGGGAAGAGCGCGACGAgtgcgacgaggaggacgaaacTCTGGAGTGCGCGCGCTCGTCACCGCCTTCAGATCTGTCGAATGCTGCGCGTCCCGAtccggcctcggcgccgacggAGGCCATGCCCACCGGCCCTGGAGTCCCGGAGCTCGGagcggcgctctcggcgtctgcgcgtccccTCGAGGGGGGTCGTTCCTCGGCTGACTCGGTCGGTTTTCCAGCTTCTGGTGAGCAGCCTTCATCGCAGGACGGCGTGGCTGTAGCGACGACCGGCCGGCCCTCGGcgcacagaggcgccgcagaggcctcgcgcgacggcgaaggcgaaggcgagggcgaagcggagcTTTCGTGCGCGGGGGtcacgcggagagagagcgaagccaAGCGGCGACGCTtcaaagaagaagacgaggagattGCACTTGCAGAGAGCTGCGTCGTCGTGGTGCGGCAGGAAAGCCCGCAGTTCCTCTTTGGGAAGGGCAAGGTAggcgtgtgtctctttcGGATGTGGGGCGTTTCTTTGAAGAGCTCCGATCCGACAGTTGAGTACATCCCGTTGCTCTGCGGAGCCTCGTCATCTGAGTCTTTCCTCATGCGGCTCCAGACTGggcggctctctgcgcctcgcctccccctgCAGTTTCGGGG CGCACTCTTGTTTTTGTCGGGCGCCCTTCAGCTTCAGGAGctcgtttccttcttcggcAGGCGACCCACGCCGTTTGTGTTCATcaactgcagcagcgcgttcACGTCCGTGCCTCTCCCTGAGAGCTTAGCGGAGAGTTACGCCGAAGGCGGTCGCTCGCCGGATTCGCCATCTGAGCGCGACGGG GCCGCAGGGCAGcaggcctcctccgccgcgtctccgcttctccaCGGGCAGTATGGCTACTACAGCCGGAACCGGACGATCGCGGGGCGGCTGATGATGAGCTCGAGCACAGACAAGTCGAGCGCAGGGCTGCGGCCGGTTCAGCTTGAGTACCTTCAACAGGCCTTCGAGgcttcgctggcgggcgccgcggcctcgttcgacgagctgcgccggcgcgagcgcgcgcgaggctgttTCCTCCCTGCCTGttcggcctcgctcgccagATACAACTTCCTGCTgccctccagcggcgccgagcccgccgcggacTGGGCGCAgaccgacgacgacgaggcgactgccgccgctggcgcggaggcgtggaggggggagggcgcagacgacgcggccgaaggcgaggcaggaggcgaagaaagcgacggagaagacctGGAGGAGGCCAACACGCGGATTCTGGAGTGGCTCaaaagacgagagaaagTGCAGGTCGTCGACCGCCAACGAGTGATTCTCGAAATCTTCACGACGCAAGCGCGAAACAAAAAAGCGATGCTTCAG GTGGCGCTGGCTCGGGTCGCCTAtcttcgctcgcgtctgctgtcGGGCTCAGAAGTCCGCCGGCGACAGCTGTACGAACTCATAtacggcgccgcgaagattCGAGGCTGCGCCCCTGGCGCTGAG GTTTCGCAGTGGCTCGGGGAGGTGACTGAGCAATAcgtgccttcgccgcggggcCCCAAGGAAGACTTTGAGCGCCAGTACGTCGACTCCATTAtgaagcgcctgcggagcgGAATCGCACGG GAAGCGGCGACTCTGGCTTACCAGCGTCGAAACCGCTCGGGGTTGCCCTGTCTGGCGTTCGTTGGATACACCAACGCGGGGAAGTCGAGGCTGATCAACGCGCTCACCAAGGAcgggcagctgcagagcgcgGACCGGCTCTTCTGCACGCTGGACACGAAGATGAAGCATCTGCGGCTGCCGAACGGCGCCAAGTGTGTCGTCATGGACTCCATCGGCTTCATCCAG GGCCTGCCTTTGTCCCTTTGCGGGGCCTTTCAATCCACGCTGGATGAGCTGCAGCACGCGGACCTGCTTCTGCATGTCGTGGATGTGAGCCACCCGATGTGGCAGCACCAGCGGCGCGTGGTGCTTCAGGCACTGTATCAGAACGCAAAAACcgtggaggcgaagcaaGAAAAGCGCCCTGGCTTCGAGGAGCACGTGAAGGCCCAGCgacgcgagctgctgcgccagcagctgcagacgccgctgcctgcgctctcgcgcttcctgggcgagagcgcaggcccacgaggcgacagcgggcgCAAtcacgccggcgccgagggcgaggacgactCGGGCGGAGACGGCTCGCCCCGCACAGACGCGGAAGCCAGGATGGAGACGCTGCTGCACGCGGTCGATGCCGAGCAGGCGTTTGAGGAGACGAAACTCGTCGAGAGAGTAATGGGTGGGAAAACGCGCATCCTCGAAGTCTGGACGAAGGTCGACCTTGTggaaagcgacgcgcgcaTGGAGGCCATCGCCCGCATGGCGCCGCCGAACGCGGTTCTCGTCAGCGCCAAAGACGGCACGGGGCTCAGGTTCCTCACACAT ATGCTGGAAGAAGCGGTCGCCGCAACGGGCCGCGGACGGCGtgtccgcctcgcgcgcgtgcagTTTCCGGTTGAGCACTCGCGCGGAGTTTTCGCCTTCATCAGCCAAAACTGCCAC GAGGCAGATTTCGAAATCACCTGCGCCTCTGATGAGACCGATGAAAAGAATCCGAAAGGTGTCTCCCCGCGAAGCGCCTATCTGGCCCCCCGAACCATGAGCGTCCACGTCCGCGCGAGTgcggagcagctgcggcagctgctgaagaagTTCCCGGCGTGCGCCATCCGCCTCGTGGACGAAGAAaagtcgccgccgtcgctcggcaACCCGAAGAAGACAGACTAG